The nucleotide sequence AACTTCCAGCGGATGATCGAGGCGGTCACCAGGGAGTACGACAACTTCCGGGTGGTGGCGACCACGCTGCGCACCGTACGCAGCGCGACAGTCAACGACTGGGGGGCGATCGGCTGGTCCGCCGGCAGCGGATTCGTGCAGGCGACCCACCGGGCCGACCTGGAGATCCTGGACCGGGTCGGCGGCGGCGACAGTTTCGCCTCCGGGCTGATCTACCGGCTGCTGACCGGCGGAGACCTGGCCAGCGCGGTGGAGTACGGCGCGGCGCACGGCGCGCTGGCGATGACCACCCCGGGCGACACCTCGATGGCCAGCCTGAAGGAGGTCGAGGCGCTGGTCCGGGGAGCGGGTGCCCGGGTGCAGCGCTGAGCCGGTGACCGGATGAGCTGGGCACATCCGATCGGATCTTCCGCTGGGGCGATAGCGCGGAGTAGTGTCTTGCCTTCAACGCGTGTCGATCCCTCCGGAGGCGTCACCAGATGGCCGCATCCCAGCTGCGCGTTCTCGTCGTCGGTGCGGGGATCGCCGGCCTGGCGGTCGCGCGTACCCTCCGGCTGGCCGGGTTCCGGCCCGACGTGACCGAGCGGTCGTCCGGGCTCGACGCGCCCGAGATCGGCCTCTTCCTTCCCGGCAACGCCGAACGGGCGCTGCGGGAGATCGGGCTGGACGATCCGGTCCGGCCGTTCGGCCAGGTCATCCGCTGCCAGCGGTTCCTGGACGCGCAGGGCCGGGAACTCTGCGAGGTCGACCTCGACAAGCTCTGGTCGGGTGTCGGCGAGTGTCGCGGGCTGCCCCGTTCCGACCTGCACCGGGTGTTGCTCAGCGGAGCCGGCGGCGAGGTCCGGTACGACACCGAGGTCCGCGCCCTCCAGCTGCACCGGGACGCCGTCACGGTCACCTTCGGCGACGACAGCCAGCACGAGTACGACCTGGTGGTCGGTGCCGACGGACGGCGCTCGGCGATCCGGGCGCTGGCCGCGCTCGGCGGCCCGGCCCGGCCGGCGGGGCAGGTCGGCTATCGCAGCGTGGTCAGCGGCGGGCCGCCGCTGACCGAGTGGACCGGGCTGCTCGGCGAGCGGGCCGCGTTCGTGGCCGTGCCGATCGGTGCCGGCCGGCTGCACTGTTACGCCGACGAGGTCGGCAGCGTGGCGCCGGCCGACCCGCTGGCCCGGGTCCGGGAACTCTTCGCCGGGTACGGCGGCCCGGTGCCGGCCATCCTGGAGGCGATGGAACGGGTGCAGGTGACCCGGGCCGACGAGGTGGAACTGGGTGCGTGGTCCCGGGGCCGGGTGGTGCTCGTCGGCGACGCCGCGCACGCCACCGCGCCGACGCTGGCCCAGGGCGCCGCGATGGCCTGCGAGGACGCCCTGGTGCTGGCCCGTTGCCTGGCCCGGTCGGCGACCGTGCCCGAGGCGCTGTACGGCTACGAGTGCCGGCGCCGCCCCCGGATCAAGTGGGTGCTGGACCGGACCCGGGACCGGGACCGGACCCGGAACGTCCCCGCCCCGCTGCGCGACCCGCTGCTGCGGATCCGGGGCGGCAAGATCTTCCAGGAGCACTACCGTCTCCTCGTCGACCCGGCCTGACGGCCCGCTGACCCGAGCGTCGGGCGGCCTGGTGGAGTGGTCCCGGCGGGTCGGGGAGTACCCGAGGAGGGACCCGCCGCTGCCGGGGACTATTCTGCCTGCGAGGTACGGCTCGCAGATCAACAGCGCGTGCCGAGTGGGACTAACGAGAACCGGAGGCCACTCGTGACCACCGTCGCACCCAAGCCGATCGTGACCCGGCCCTGGCCGGTCCGCCAGCCGGTCAAGGGCTCGGCATTCACGCGGCTGCTGCGTACGACGGACGCGAAGCAGATCGGGATCATGTATATGGTCACCGCGTTCGCGTTCTTCATGATCGGTGGCCTGATGGCGCTGCTGATGCGCGCCGAGCTGGCCCGGCCGGGGCTCCAGTTCCTGTCGCCGGAGCAGTACAACCAGCTCTTCACCATGCACGGCACGATCATGCTGCTCTTCTTCGCTACGCCGATCGTCTTCGCGTTCGCGAACTTCGTGGTGCCGATCCAGATCGGCGCGCCGGACGTGTCGTTCCCCCGGCTGAACAGCTTCGCGTACTGGCTCTACCTGTTCGGCGGGACGCTGGCGATGGGCGGCTTCCTGACCCCCGGCGGGGCGGCCGACTTCGGCTGGTTCGCGTACACCCCGCTGAGCAACGTCGAGCACTCGCCCGGGGTCGGCGCGAACATGTGGATCGTCGGCCTGGCCATCTCCGGTCTGGGCACGATCCTCGGTGGCGTCAACATGATCACGACGATCCTGACGCTCCGGGCGCCCGGCATGACGATGTTCCGGATGCCGATCTTCACCTGGAACATCCTGGTCACCAGCCTCCTGGTGATCATGGTCTTCCCGCTGCTCGCGGCGGCCCTCTTCGCGCTCGCCGCGGACCGGATCCTCGGCGCGCACGTCTTCGACGCCGAGACCGGCGGGCCGATGCTCTGGCAGCACCTCTTCTGGTTCTTCGGGCACCCCGAGGTCTACATCGTCGCGCTGCCGTTCTTCGGCATCATCAGCGAGGTCATCCCGGTCTTCTCCCGCAAGCCGATCTTCGGCTACAAGGGCCTGGTCGGCGCCACCATCGCGATCGCGGCGCTCTCGATGAGCGTCTGGGCGCACCACATGTTCGCCACCGGCCAGGTGCTGCTGCCGTTCTTCTCGTTCCTGAGCTTCCTCATCGCCGTGCCGACCGGCATGAAGTTCTTCAACTGGATCGGCACGATGTGGCGGGGCCAGATCAGCTTCGAGAGCCCGATGCTCTGGTCGATCGGCTTCCTGGTCACCTTCCTCTTCGGCGGCCTCACCGGCGTACTGCTGGCCAGCCCGCCTGTCGACTTCCACGTCTCCGACTCGTACTTCGTGGTGGCGCACTTCCACTACGTGCTCTTCGGCACCATCGTCTTCGCCGTCTACGCCGGCATCTACTTCTGGTTCCCGAAGATGTTCGGCCGGATGCTGGACGAGCGACTCGGCAAGGTGCACTTCTGGCTGACCTTCATCGGCTTCCACACCACGTTCCTGGTGCAGCACTGGCTCGGCAACGAGGGCATGCCCCGGCGGTACGCCGACTACCAGGCGATCGACAACTTCACCACGCTGAACATGATCTCCACGATCGGTTCGTTCATCACCGGCATCTCGACCCTGCCGTTCCTCTACAACGTCTGGAAGTCGTACAAGGCCGGTCCGGTGGTCGAGGTCGAGGACCCGTGGGGGCACGGCAACTCGCTGGAGTGGGCGACCAGCTCCCCGCCGCCGCTGCGCAACTTCGACCGGATGCCCCGGATCCGCTCCGAGCGGCCGGCGTTCGACCACAAGTACCCGGAACTGGCTGCCGGCGGGCAGTCGCTGGCCGGCCCGCCCGAGGGTGGCGCCAAGCCGCTGACCAGCGAATCCGACCACGGCGCCAGCTATACCGAGGACACCGCCAGCAACGTCGACAAGCGGTAGTCCAGCCCGCCCGATCTCGCGGCCGGCACCAGGAGAACTCCGGTGCCGGCCGCAGGCACTCTCACGCTTCCGGCACTCTCACGCTCCCGGTCGGTCGCCTCGCGCTTCCGGTCGCTCGCGTTTTCGGCCGCAGGCGTCCTCACGCCTTCGTCGGAGTAGCCGGCCGGCCGGCTCCGGCGGCTCCGGGGGCCCCGGTGGCGTCGGCGGGGACCGGCCGTGCGGCCGCGGCGCGGCGGCGGCGCAGCTCGACGGGGAGCAGGGTCAGCCCGAGCAGCGTGCCGACCAGGCCGGTGGCGACGAACCCCCAGGCGGGTGCGGAGGCGTCCATCACCGCGCCGGCCAGTGGCGCGCCGAGGGCGAGCCCCACCGTGAGCGCCGAGTTCTGTAGACCCATCGCCTCACCCCGGGCCCCGGACGGGGCGAGCTGGCTCACCGCGTGCGAGGTGGCGGCCAGCGCCGGTGCGCAGAGCAGCCCGGCCGGGAGCAGGGCGAGGCAGAGCGTCCACCACTGCCGGCCGCCGAGTCCGACCGGTACCGTGCAGATCCCGAGCAGCACGACGATGGCCAGCGGCGGGGCCGGCCGGGTCAGCATGCCGTACGCGAAGCCGCCGACCAGGGAACAGACGGCCCAGACGGCTAGCACCAGCCCGGTCCAGTGCACCTGGTCGGCGTCACGCAGCACGGCCACCACGGCGACGTCGGTGCCGCCGAGCACCAGGGTGGCGGCGGCGGTGATCGCCAGCATCCCGACCAGCCGGGGCGTCAGCCACTCCCGGCGGGCCGGCGTGGCCCCGTGTGCCGCCGGCTCGCCACCGTCCCGGGTCGGCGGGTCGAGCCAGACCAGCGCCCCGCCCGCCAGCAGGATGCCGGCGCCGACCAGCAGCAGGGTGGCCCGGGGCGACACGCTGGTGGCCAGCAGCACCGCCACGGCCGGGCCGACCATGAAGGACAGCTCGACCCCCATCGAGTCCAGCGCGTACGCCGGCCGGCGCCGCTGCTCCGGCACCAGCGCGGCGATCGACTGCCGGACCACCGAGAAGACCGGCAGGGTCAGCAGCCCGGCAAGCAGCGCCCCGCCCAGCAGCACCGGGTACGGCATCAGCGGCGCGCCGAACCAGAACGCCGCCTCGGCGACGGTGGTCAGCACGAGTACCGGCCGGAGGCCCCGCCGGTCCACCAGCCGGCCCAGCACCGGGGCGGAGAGCGCGGAGCCGACCGTCATCGCCGCACCCCCCAGCCCGGCCGCCGCGTACCCGTGCCCGAGGTGCGTCACCACATAGAGGGTGAGCGCCAGCAGGGTCATCGTCTTGGGGATCCGGACCAGCAGGGCGAGCAGCATCAGGGACCGGACTCCGGGCAGCGCCAGCGTCTCCCGGTAGGGCGTGAGTGTCATCTCGGGCGGGTCACCTCCGGCCGCCATCCTGCCCGGCCGGTGTGACGTACCCGGTGGCGCCGCCGGCTCAGGTCCGGGGCGTACCCCGCAGGGTCACGCCGGCCTCCCGGAGCATGCCCAGCGCCGCGTCGGTGCTGCCCGGGTCCACCCCGGCGGTCAGGTCGAGCAGTACGGTGGTGGCGAAGCCGGACCGGGCGGCGTCCAGCGCGGTGGCCCGGACACAGTGGTCGGTGGCGATCCCGACCACCTCGACGCGGTCGACCGCCCGCTCCCGGAGCCAGTCCGCCAGCCCCTGCGCCCCCTCGGCCGGCTCGGTGGTCCCCTCGAATCCGGAGTACGCCGCCGCCCGCTCGCCCTTGCGGAACACCGCCTCGATCCGGTCGGTGGCCAGGTCCGGATGGAACTGCGAGCCCTCGGTGCCGGCGACGCAGTGCCGGGGCCAGGAGTCCACGTAGTCGGGCGGGTCACCGAAGTGCGCCCCCGGATCGACGTGGTAGTCCTTGGTCGCCACGACGTGCTCCCAGCGGTCCGGCTCGGCCGCCAGCAGCCGGGAGATCCCGGCCGCCACCCCGGCCCCGCCGGCCACGGCGAGGGAGCCGCCCTCGCAGAAGTCGTTCTGCACGTCGACGATGATCAG is from Micromonospora sp. WMMD1102 and encodes:
- a CDS encoding isochorismatase family protein; protein product: MSRALIIVDVQNDFCEGGSLAVAGGAGVAAGISRLLAAEPDRWEHVVATKDYHVDPGAHFGDPPDYVDSWPRHCVAGTEGSQFHPDLATDRIEAVFRKGERAAAYSGFEGTTEPAEGAQGLADWLRERAVDRVEVVGIATDHCVRATALDAARSGFATTVLLDLTAGVDPGSTDAALGMLREAGVTLRGTPRT
- a CDS encoding MFS transporter, with protein sequence MTLTPYRETLALPGVRSLMLLALLVRIPKTMTLLALTLYVVTHLGHGYAAAGLGGAAMTVGSALSAPVLGRLVDRRGLRPVLVLTTVAEAAFWFGAPLMPYPVLLGGALLAGLLTLPVFSVVRQSIAALVPEQRRRPAYALDSMGVELSFMVGPAVAVLLATSVSPRATLLLVGAGILLAGGALVWLDPPTRDGGEPAAHGATPARREWLTPRLVGMLAITAAATLVLGGTDVAVVAVLRDADQVHWTGLVLAVWAVCSLVGGFAYGMLTRPAPPLAIVVLLGICTVPVGLGGRQWWTLCLALLPAGLLCAPALAATSHAVSQLAPSGARGEAMGLQNSALTVGLALGAPLAGAVMDASAPAWGFVATGLVGTLLGLTLLPVELRRRRAAAARPVPADATGAPGAAGAGRPATPTKA
- a CDS encoding FAD-dependent monooxygenase; this encodes MAASQLRVLVVGAGIAGLAVARTLRLAGFRPDVTERSSGLDAPEIGLFLPGNAERALREIGLDDPVRPFGQVIRCQRFLDAQGRELCEVDLDKLWSGVGECRGLPRSDLHRVLLSGAGGEVRYDTEVRALQLHRDAVTVTFGDDSQHEYDLVVGADGRRSAIRALAALGGPARPAGQVGYRSVVSGGPPLTEWTGLLGERAAFVAVPIGAGRLHCYADEVGSVAPADPLARVRELFAGYGGPVPAILEAMERVQVTRADEVELGAWSRGRVVLVGDAAHATAPTLAQGAAMACEDALVLARCLARSATVPEALYGYECRRRPRIKWVLDRTRDRDRTRNVPAPLRDPLLRIRGGKIFQEHYRLLVDPA
- the ctaD gene encoding cytochrome c oxidase subunit I; protein product: MTTVAPKPIVTRPWPVRQPVKGSAFTRLLRTTDAKQIGIMYMVTAFAFFMIGGLMALLMRAELARPGLQFLSPEQYNQLFTMHGTIMLLFFATPIVFAFANFVVPIQIGAPDVSFPRLNSFAYWLYLFGGTLAMGGFLTPGGAADFGWFAYTPLSNVEHSPGVGANMWIVGLAISGLGTILGGVNMITTILTLRAPGMTMFRMPIFTWNILVTSLLVIMVFPLLAAALFALAADRILGAHVFDAETGGPMLWQHLFWFFGHPEVYIVALPFFGIISEVIPVFSRKPIFGYKGLVGATIAIAALSMSVWAHHMFATGQVLLPFFSFLSFLIAVPTGMKFFNWIGTMWRGQISFESPMLWSIGFLVTFLFGGLTGVLLASPPVDFHVSDSYFVVAHFHYVLFGTIVFAVYAGIYFWFPKMFGRMLDERLGKVHFWLTFIGFHTTFLVQHWLGNEGMPRRYADYQAIDNFTTLNMISTIGSFITGISTLPFLYNVWKSYKAGPVVEVEDPWGHGNSLEWATSSPPPLRNFDRMPRIRSERPAFDHKYPELAAGGQSLAGPPEGGAKPLTSESDHGASYTEDTASNVDKR